From the Streptomyces pluripotens genome, one window contains:
- a CDS encoding helix-turn-helix domain-containing protein gives MCEALESWHFGQVLYAYRTHPHHGRALSQGAVADWLGVTQAQLSRIENGSAPQDLSKLMQWAHSLKIPADLLWFKLPGSGHQFAAPANPRQESDHQRPEEPPETRGSALLPVMVNGQPVFVPVDAETLATSGLGSLSALPADSTTATEYEAMSPLHRRTLLSGIAAAALPGCGLEELQRVATALEDSRRYQGGPVVDYFRTQLDYAKRDDGSLGPKKTLPVVLGLLGAIEQHARDVKPKSRRELLSVGADGAEFAGWLWRDLHQPGQAGFWYDRAMEWAQEADDAAMQGYVLLKKSQMAYDERDALRVLTLAQAGSHDRWCLPARVRAEVTQQEALGLAMTGEPLDAVKQKLDEAHGLLTAVPDDDAPTLGAYFTEDTLMLRNAITFTEAGKPSLAVELFGDAIGAGTLSRRDTGFFNARRAAAVALCGEPDEAAQLGRQSAEVAHTMKSERTLRVLSEVLHTLGRWSGRPAVRDFREALRAS, from the coding sequence ATGTGTGAGGCCCTGGAGAGTTGGCACTTCGGCCAAGTGCTCTACGCCTACCGCACCCATCCGCATCACGGACGAGCGCTGTCGCAAGGAGCCGTCGCCGACTGGCTCGGCGTGACCCAGGCCCAGCTCAGCCGGATCGAGAACGGATCGGCCCCGCAAGACCTCTCGAAGCTCATGCAATGGGCGCATAGCCTGAAGATCCCGGCCGACTTACTGTGGTTCAAGCTGCCAGGCAGCGGACATCAGTTCGCCGCTCCTGCCAATCCGCGGCAAGAAAGCGACCACCAGAGGCCCGAGGAACCACCCGAGACCCGGGGCTCGGCGCTGCTTCCGGTCATGGTCAACGGACAACCCGTCTTCGTACCGGTCGATGCGGAAACGCTGGCGACGAGCGGCCTCGGCAGCCTGTCGGCACTCCCGGCCGACAGCACCACCGCCACGGAATACGAGGCCATGAGTCCGCTCCACCGCCGAACGCTCCTCAGCGGCATTGCCGCTGCCGCCCTGCCGGGTTGTGGCCTGGAAGAACTTCAGCGCGTCGCGACCGCTCTGGAAGATTCCCGCCGCTACCAGGGCGGCCCTGTCGTCGACTACTTCCGCACGCAGCTCGACTACGCCAAGCGTGACGACGGCAGCCTCGGCCCAAAGAAGACCCTGCCGGTGGTGCTCGGACTGCTGGGGGCGATCGAGCAACATGCCCGGGATGTGAAGCCAAAAAGCCGCCGCGAGCTGCTTTCCGTCGGGGCCGACGGAGCGGAGTTCGCAGGCTGGTTGTGGCGTGATCTTCACCAGCCCGGTCAGGCTGGCTTCTGGTACGACCGCGCCATGGAGTGGGCACAAGAAGCCGACGATGCTGCCATGCAGGGGTACGTCCTACTCAAGAAGTCGCAGATGGCCTACGACGAACGCGACGCCTTGCGGGTGCTCACCCTGGCCCAGGCAGGGAGCCACGATCGGTGGTGCCTGCCGGCGCGGGTAAGAGCCGAGGTCACGCAGCAAGAAGCCCTCGGTCTGGCCATGACCGGTGAACCGCTGGACGCCGTCAAGCAGAAGCTCGACGAGGCACACGGACTGTTGACCGCCGTGCCGGACGACGACGCCCCGACGCTCGGCGCGTACTTCACCGAGGACACCCTCATGCTCCGCAACGCCATTACTTTCACCGAGGCCGGGAAGCCCAGTCTCGCGGTGGAACTGTTCGGCGATGCGATCGGGGCGGGGACGCTGTCACGGCGCGATACGGGGTTCTTCAATGCGCGTCGGGCGGCTGCTGTGGCGCTCTGCGGCGAACCCGATGAAGCTGCCCAACTCGGCCGACAGTCTGCCGAGGTAGCCCACACCATGAAGTCGGAGCGGACCCTGCGTGTCCTCTCCGAAGTGCTGCACACCTTGGGACGCTGGAGCGGCCGGCCTGCGGTACGAGATTTCCGCGAGGCTCTTCGCGCCTCCTGA
- a CDS encoding replication-relaxation family protein yields MKNNDISSLLELLSDRDLSILESLRTHRVLTTALIRRLHFPITGEPTEPGTNKGHATEMAASVATIRVLTRLESRRLIARLSRRIGGVRAGSSGISWQLGASGERLLRARHADPARRRYSEPSPSFIAHTLAAADLAIRLYELARAGVIELLALEAEPEAWRTFLSAHGARQWLKPDLFAVTAGGDYEHHLFIEADCATEHAPVIVRKALQYQQYARAGIHQQEHGLFPAVVWVVPDAKRQNAIRAALESEPRLREPVTAGLFQVVTSEEFPALITSAGLASP; encoded by the coding sequence ATGAAGAATAATGACATCTCAAGCCTCCTTGAACTACTTTCCGACCGTGACCTATCCATCCTTGAATCACTGCGCACACACCGCGTTTTGACCACCGCTCTTATCCGGCGGCTCCATTTCCCGATCACTGGAGAGCCCACAGAACCAGGCACCAACAAAGGCCACGCCACCGAAATGGCCGCGAGCGTCGCCACCATCCGAGTCCTGACGAGGCTGGAGTCGCGTCGCCTCATTGCTCGGCTCAGTCGGCGGATCGGGGGAGTGCGTGCCGGTAGCAGTGGCATCTCCTGGCAACTGGGCGCCAGTGGTGAACGGCTGCTGCGGGCACGACATGCCGACCCGGCACGACGGCGTTACAGCGAGCCGTCACCGAGCTTCATAGCGCACACCTTGGCGGCTGCTGACCTCGCGATCCGGCTGTACGAGCTGGCCCGTGCGGGCGTGATCGAGCTGCTGGCCTTGGAAGCGGAGCCGGAGGCCTGGCGCACCTTCCTGTCGGCACATGGGGCCCGCCAGTGGCTCAAGCCTGACTTGTTCGCGGTCACGGCCGGCGGAGACTACGAGCACCATCTATTCATCGAGGCAGATTGTGCGACAGAGCACGCGCCGGTCATCGTGCGCAAGGCACTCCAATACCAGCAGTACGCCAGGGCGGGCATCCACCAACAGGAGCACGGGTTGTTTCCGGCCGTGGTCTGGGTGGTGCCAGATGCCAAGCGGCAGAACGCCATCCGGGCGGCACTGGAAAGCGAGCCACGGCTCCGGGAGCCGGTGACCGCCGGGTTGTTTCAGGTGGTGACGAGTGAGGAATTTCCAGCGCTTATAACAAGCGCTGGACTGGCCAGCCCCTAA
- a CDS encoding ISAs1 family transposase, with protein MCRQSATVCLIKSPTRQHRLIGPLALRLRTLADPRHRRGKRHSFVSVLLVACSAVLTGARSFAAIGQWAASAPQDTLARLGARATTVLNVRIAPSAATIRRVLNAACPGGLADLLGSDPAGADTLAVDGKSARGSRHGEIPAAHLLAAITGAGLTVTQLRVPGKTNEITCFDALLAPYDLTGVTVSADALHCQRDHARFLVEEKKAHYAFTVKRNQKNLHRQLATLPWEKASAKFYDRTDAHGRLETRVVQALTITDLGVDFPHAVQVAKIVRHRTQRKTGKRSRETVYVITDLASREASPERIAKIVRSQWIIENRLHFVRDTAFAEDASTVRTGHGPDNMATLRSFAINTLRASGHANIAAGLREMSYDGFRRPLDLLGLA; from the coding sequence ATGTGCCGTCAGTCTGCCACCGTCTGTCTGATCAAGTCGCCCACCCGTCAGCACCGGTTGATCGGACCGCTGGCCCTGCGGCTGCGGACCTTGGCCGACCCCCGGCATCGGCGCGGGAAGCGTCACTCGTTCGTGAGCGTGCTGCTGGTGGCCTGCTCGGCGGTGCTGACCGGAGCCCGTTCCTTCGCCGCGATCGGCCAGTGGGCAGCGAGCGCCCCGCAGGACACGCTCGCCCGGCTCGGCGCCCGCGCCACGACGGTCTTGAACGTGCGCATCGCGCCGAGTGCGGCGACCATCCGCCGCGTCCTGAACGCCGCCTGCCCCGGCGGGCTCGCCGACCTGCTCGGATCCGATCCGGCCGGGGCGGACACCCTCGCGGTGGACGGCAAGAGCGCCCGCGGCTCGCGCCACGGCGAGATCCCGGCCGCCCATCTGCTGGCCGCGATCACCGGCGCCGGCCTGACCGTCACCCAACTGCGGGTCCCCGGCAAGACGAACGAAATCACCTGCTTTGACGCCTTGCTGGCGCCCTACGACCTGACCGGCGTCACGGTCTCCGCGGATGCCCTGCACTGCCAGCGCGATCACGCCCGGTTCCTCGTCGAGGAGAAGAAGGCGCACTACGCCTTCACCGTGAAGCGCAACCAGAAGAACCTGCACCGCCAACTCGCCACCCTGCCCTGGGAGAAGGCGAGTGCGAAGTTCTACGACCGCACCGATGCCCACGGACGCCTGGAGACCCGCGTCGTGCAGGCCCTGACCATCACCGACCTCGGCGTCGACTTCCCCCACGCGGTCCAGGTCGCGAAGATCGTCCGGCACCGCACTCAGCGCAAGACCGGCAAACGCAGCCGCGAGACGGTCTACGTCATCACGGACCTGGCCAGCCGCGAAGCCTCCCCCGAGCGCATCGCGAAGATCGTCCGTTCGCAGTGGATCATCGAGAACCGTCTCCACTTCGTCCGAGACACCGCCTTCGCCGAGGACGCCTCCACGGTCCGAACCGGACACGGCCCGGACAACATGGCCACCCTCCGCAGCTTCGCGATCAACACACTGCGAGCCTCCGGCCACGCGAACATCGCGGCCGGACTCCGCGAGATGTCCTACGACGGCTTCCGCCGACCACTGGACCTCCTCGGCCTTGCCTGA
- a CDS encoding KTSC domain-containing protein — protein MQRQPVASSNVASVGYALEGSILEVGFHSGTAYQYYGVPQSVYAAFMSASSKGRYHARFIKDRYRFRRVV, from the coding sequence TTGCAGCGACAGCCTGTCGCCTCAAGTAATGTTGCCTCTGTGGGCTATGCCCTCGAAGGATCGATTCTTGAGGTCGGGTTCCACAGCGGAACTGCGTATCAGTACTACGGTGTTCCGCAGTCTGTGTACGCCGCGTTCATGAGCGCTTCGAGCAAAGGTCGCTACCATGCTCGCTTCATCAAGGACAGGTATCGGTTTCGGCGAGTGGTGTGA
- a CDS encoding MT-A70 family methyltransferase — MLDRVKDFQDHLHALNVYITPGATCHLERKKKGEHVEENATAKQVTPTRFRTILADPPWSHDQRGAKGAERHYSLMDLSKIKGMPVADLAEENSHLWLWVTNSSLRDGYDVAAAWGFVPKSILTWVKFRLGLGSTLRNASEHVLFCTRGKAPVKFKSQPTWFNAPVTEHSRKPDEQYALIERLSDGPYLELFARRRPPSNRGWSIWGNEVDSDLVIPSYPVPSDRHHQRNT, encoded by the coding sequence ATGCTCGACCGAGTAAAGGATTTTCAAGATCATCTCCATGCCCTAAATGTATACATAACTCCGGGGGCAACCTGCCATCTGGAGCGAAAAAAGAAAGGAGAGCATGTGGAAGAAAATGCAACAGCAAAGCAGGTGACCCCCACCCGGTTCCGGACGATCTTGGCGGACCCGCCGTGGTCGCATGACCAAAGAGGTGCAAAAGGTGCAGAGCGGCATTACTCGCTCATGGATCTGAGCAAGATCAAGGGGATGCCGGTCGCCGATCTGGCGGAAGAGAACAGTCATTTGTGGCTTTGGGTCACAAATAGCTCACTCCGTGACGGCTACGACGTTGCCGCAGCCTGGGGCTTCGTCCCCAAGTCGATCTTGACCTGGGTGAAGTTTCGTCTCGGTTTGGGCAGCACGCTCCGAAATGCTTCCGAGCATGTGCTGTTTTGCACGCGGGGCAAGGCTCCGGTCAAGTTCAAGTCACAGCCGACGTGGTTCAACGCGCCGGTCACTGAGCACTCCAGGAAGCCCGACGAGCAGTACGCCCTCATCGAGCGACTGTCGGATGGTCCATATTTGGAGCTATTTGCCCGCAGGCGTCCCCCGAGCAATCGAGGATGGTCAATCTGGGGTAATGAGGTCGATTCCGACTTGGTCATCCCCAGCTATCCCGTGCCGAGTGACCGGCACCACCAGCGAAACACCTAA
- a CDS encoding type IV secretory system conjugative DNA transfer family protein, translating into MTAALGKALQFARLHLPRPLDADAVLALLGRLAPDRQSGHLVLELHAESGSQVRCLLGARPVDMARLGHLLGHFLPGSLLEVTPERPPARPPVTAAGRLRVRPSYLPLSMDAPENVSRAVLSAVSIPLAPDEALVVQVILGERILPRVLPAEFQDPSLPLAQLLLVGTRPAGAELRGRLRKRVEHPGFMATIRVGAAAATRQRRTSLLLGVLSGLTVAQGPGTRIRLVHDSAERLNEGRRPWLWPLKLSVPELVGLLAWPLGEEELPGLPPLHPKPLRASARVHQGERVFAQSAAPGDTRRIGISARDQTFHGVAYGPSGSGKTNVLLRLILADIAAGRPVIVLDPKQQLIDSILARVPADQVDRIVELNPADASPVSFNPLDVGQRDPDVIVDGLLAVFAAVFADGYGPRTADIFSSGLRTLARGSLPNAPATLTDLPRLFTDPAFRRPYVGRVQGDLALAGFWSWYDDLAPANQAAILAAPMNKLRQFLLRPAVVRMLDQRSGKFRLRDVFRTNKVVLVGLNEGLIGPGVASLIGSLVIAEVWQAVQERAGEPGAHLRPGTVYVDEAPRFVHLPTSLADALAISRSLSVGWFLAAQFRSQFPAELRTAVDINARSKVVFATEADDARDLATKLAPELEPVDFMSLRRFEAYVNLVADGAPSGWALVKTLPPPPVTGDAEAVRAIARTNWSPQPSTSTGGPAAGVQGAVEPGLLQSLLILRGSAGQARPRRSSGRRKPS; encoded by the coding sequence ATGACTGCTGCCTTGGGCAAAGCCTTGCAGTTTGCCCGACTGCACCTGCCGCGCCCCCTCGATGCCGATGCCGTGCTCGCCCTCTTGGGCCGGCTGGCGCCAGATCGCCAATCGGGGCACCTCGTGCTTGAACTTCACGCTGAGAGCGGCAGCCAGGTGCGCTGCCTCCTCGGTGCCCGACCGGTAGACATGGCGCGGCTGGGGCATCTGCTCGGGCACTTCCTGCCCGGCTCCTTGCTCGAAGTCACGCCGGAGCGGCCTCCGGCTCGTCCGCCCGTCACGGCCGCTGGTCGCCTGCGCGTCCGGCCTTCGTATCTGCCCTTGAGCATGGACGCACCCGAGAATGTCTCCCGGGCGGTGCTGTCGGCAGTGTCCATACCGCTCGCGCCAGACGAGGCGTTGGTCGTACAGGTCATCCTCGGTGAACGGATTTTGCCGCGTGTGCTACCGGCGGAATTCCAGGACCCAAGCCTGCCGCTCGCACAACTGCTTCTGGTCGGCACCAGGCCGGCGGGGGCGGAGCTTCGCGGACGCCTACGCAAGCGTGTGGAACACCCCGGCTTCATGGCCACAATCCGCGTCGGTGCGGCAGCTGCCACGCGGCAGCGTCGGACCAGCCTGCTCCTCGGCGTGTTGTCCGGCCTGACCGTGGCCCAAGGTCCGGGCACTCGTATTCGGCTCGTCCACGACAGCGCGGAGCGCCTCAACGAGGGCCGTCGGCCGTGGTTGTGGCCACTCAAGCTGTCCGTGCCAGAGTTGGTTGGGTTGTTGGCCTGGCCGCTTGGCGAGGAGGAGTTGCCAGGGTTGCCACCGCTGCACCCGAAGCCGCTGCGCGCATCGGCACGGGTACACCAGGGCGAGCGGGTCTTCGCCCAGAGCGCTGCGCCAGGCGACACGCGCCGGATCGGGATATCGGCCAGAGACCAGACGTTTCACGGAGTGGCCTACGGCCCCTCCGGGTCGGGTAAGACTAATGTCCTACTTCGCCTCATCCTCGCGGACATAGCAGCAGGTCGGCCGGTCATCGTCCTTGATCCAAAACAGCAGCTCATCGACTCGATCTTGGCGCGCGTGCCCGCCGACCAGGTTGATCGGATCGTGGAGCTCAACCCTGCTGACGCTTCGCCTGTTTCGTTCAATCCGCTGGACGTTGGCCAGCGTGACCCCGACGTGATCGTTGACGGCCTATTGGCCGTTTTCGCAGCAGTCTTCGCAGACGGCTACGGCCCACGTACAGCGGACATCTTCAGCTCGGGCTTGCGCACGCTGGCCCGCGGCAGTCTTCCGAACGCACCGGCGACTCTGACAGATTTGCCCCGGTTGTTCACCGACCCGGCGTTCCGCCGTCCCTACGTCGGCCGCGTGCAAGGCGACCTAGCGCTGGCTGGGTTCTGGTCCTGGTACGACGATCTCGCTCCGGCCAACCAGGCCGCCATCCTGGCAGCCCCTATGAATAAACTACGACAATTCCTGCTGCGGCCAGCGGTGGTGCGGATGCTCGACCAGCGGTCGGGGAAGTTTCGGCTGCGGGATGTCTTCCGTACCAACAAGGTCGTGCTCGTAGGGCTCAACGAGGGGCTCATCGGGCCGGGGGTGGCATCACTCATCGGTAGCCTCGTGATCGCGGAGGTCTGGCAGGCCGTCCAGGAGCGGGCCGGTGAACCGGGTGCACACCTGCGGCCCGGCACGGTGTATGTGGATGAAGCACCCCGGTTTGTACACCTGCCGACTTCACTGGCCGACGCTTTGGCCATTTCGCGAAGTTTGTCCGTCGGCTGGTTCCTCGCCGCACAGTTCAGGAGCCAATTCCCGGCGGAGCTGCGGACGGCGGTGGACATAAACGCACGGAGCAAGGTCGTCTTTGCGACCGAGGCCGACGATGCGCGCGACCTGGCGACCAAGCTGGCGCCGGAGCTGGAGCCTGTCGACTTCATGTCGCTGCGTCGCTTTGAGGCGTACGTGAATCTTGTGGCGGATGGTGCGCCTTCCGGTTGGGCGCTGGTCAAAACGCTGCCGCCACCGCCGGTCACTGGCGACGCCGAAGCGGTTCGGGCTATTGCCCGCACCAACTGGAGTCCCCAGCCGAGCACGTCAACGGGCGGGCCTGCTGCCGGAGTCCAAGGCGCTGTCGAGCCAGGGCTGTTGCAAAGTCTTTTGATCTTGCGTGGGAGCGCTGGTCAGGCAAGGCCGAGGAGGTCCAGTGGTCGGCGGAAGCCGTCGTAG
- a CDS encoding 3'-5' exonuclease, producing the protein MTTWYEGPLAAFDTETTGVDVEADRIVSAAVAVQDAPGSRPRITRWLVNPGVPVPEAATAVHGLTEEHLQRNGRWPAPVVYEIAEELARQAGMGRPLVVMNAPFDLTLLDRELRRHRASSLEHWFEAAPLRVLDPRVLDKHLDRYRKGRRTLTDLCAHYDVTLQDAHDAAADALAALEVVRALSRRFATRLERLSPAELHSLQAGWHAAQARGLQAWFARSGSTEIVSTDWPLRPELPAAA; encoded by the coding sequence CGTCGAGGCCGACCGGATCGTGTCGGCCGCCGTCGCCGTCCAGGACGCGCCGGGATCCCGGCCCCGGATCACCCGTTGGCTGGTGAACCCGGGTGTGCCGGTGCCGGAGGCAGCGACCGCGGTGCACGGCCTGACGGAGGAACACCTGCAGCGCAACGGCCGCTGGCCGGCGCCGGTGGTGTACGAGATAGCCGAGGAGCTGGCCAGGCAGGCCGGGATGGGCCGGCCGCTGGTGGTGATGAACGCGCCGTTCGATCTGACGCTACTGGACCGGGAGTTGCGCCGGCACCGGGCGTCGTCGCTGGAGCACTGGTTTGAGGCGGCCCCGTTGCGGGTGCTGGACCCGCGAGTGCTGGACAAGCACCTGGACCGCTACCGCAAGGGCCGTCGCACGTTGACCGACCTGTGCGCGCACTACGACGTGACGCTGCAGGACGCCCACGACGCGGCGGCGGACGCATTGGCCGCACTGGAGGTCGTACGGGCTCTGAGCCGTCGTTTCGCGACCCGTCTGGAACGTCTGTCCCCCGCCGAACTGCACTCGCTGCAGGCCGGCTGGCACGCGGCGCAGGCACGCGGGCTGCAGGCCTGGTTCGCGCGCAGCGGCTCGACGGAGATCGTCAGCACGGACTGGCCGCTGCGGCCGGAGCTGCCCGCTGCGGCGTAG
- a CDS encoding SRPBCC family protein: MDWTRYRFRSLWLLPAPPATVYAVLDRPEDYPRWWPQVREVRRLDHRTGVIVIRSVLPYTMTFTARAVHREPAAGVLQIDVTGDIEGWIRWTVTTGGPGTCASARYDQEVRVHKPLLRRFAVPGRLVFRANHRLMMRAGRRGLLRHLQAV, encoded by the coding sequence ATGGACTGGACCCGGTACCGCTTCCGCAGCCTGTGGCTCCTGCCCGCCCCGCCCGCCACCGTGTACGCGGTACTGGACCGGCCCGAGGACTACCCCCGCTGGTGGCCGCAGGTACGGGAGGTGCGTCGACTGGACCACCGCACTGGTGTCATCGTTATCCGGTCCGTGCTGCCGTACACCATGACCTTCACCGCTCGCGCCGTGCACCGCGAACCGGCCGCAGGCGTCCTGCAGATCGACGTGACCGGCGACATCGAGGGCTGGATCCGGTGGACCGTCACCACCGGCGGCCCCGGCACGTGCGCTTCCGCCCGGTACGACCAGGAAGTCCGGGTGCACAAGCCCCTGCTGAGGCGGTTCGCCGTACCGGGTCGGCTCGTCTTCCGCGCCAACCACCGGCTCATGATGCGGGCCGGACGGCGCGGGCTGCTGCGCCACCTGCAAGCGGTTTGA
- a CDS encoding alpha/beta hydrolase: MSVRTLDGLHLAGTLVESGQPTSRAVVLVHGGGVTREEGGFFTRLAAGLADAGVASLRFDLRGHGQSEGRQEELTLSAILNDIRVVLAHAREATGAQEVTLLGASFGGGICAYYAAQRPDDVSRLVLFNPQLDYKKRTIDSRAYWENDYLQEEAAQQLASEGFIQFTPTLKHGRPIFNEVFWLRPHEALGGVQAPTLIVHGTKDTFVPIESSRAAVEQFGGPCKLVEIEGSQHGFAVHDDPQYLDPQSQEWQAFVIRTVAEWVTTPL, encoded by the coding sequence GTGAGCGTCCGCACCCTCGACGGTCTCCACCTCGCCGGCACCTTGGTTGAGTCAGGACAGCCAACATCCCGAGCCGTGGTGCTCGTGCATGGTGGTGGCGTCACCCGCGAAGAGGGCGGCTTCTTCACACGGCTGGCGGCTGGCCTGGCCGACGCGGGCGTTGCCTCGCTTCGCTTCGACCTCCGCGGCCATGGACAGAGCGAGGGTCGCCAGGAAGAACTCACCCTGTCGGCCATCCTGAACGACATCCGCGTCGTGCTGGCACATGCCCGCGAAGCAACCGGCGCTCAGGAGGTCACGCTGCTCGGTGCCAGCTTCGGCGGCGGCATCTGCGCGTACTACGCCGCGCAGCGCCCGGATGACGTCTCCCGTCTGGTGCTCTTCAACCCCCAGCTCGACTACAAGAAGCGGACTATCGACAGCCGGGCGTATTGGGAGAACGACTACCTCCAGGAGGAAGCCGCACAGCAGTTGGCGTCGGAGGGCTTCATCCAGTTCACGCCGACGCTCAAGCACGGGCGGCCCATCTTCAACGAGGTGTTTTGGCTGCGGCCCCATGAGGCGCTCGGCGGCGTCCAAGCCCCGACGCTTATCGTGCATGGTACGAAAGACACCTTCGTGCCCATCGAGTCGTCACGGGCCGCAGTCGAGCAGTTCGGCGGTCCCTGCAAGCTCGTCGAGATCGAGGGCTCTCAGCACGGCTTCGCCGTGCACGACGACCCGCAGTACCTCGACCCCCAGAGCCAGGAGTGGCAGGCGTTCGTCATCCGTACCGTGGCCGAGTGGGTAACGACGCCGCTGTGA
- a CDS encoding ComEC/Rec2 family competence protein, whose translation MMKIHFLNVGHGDCTIVELPSGRIMMIDINNSKKLPEEDEKALAASKGLSLYEFRSRRFIEGQFRSWEEYYKSLLVDPADYFKENFSGKSLFRYIQTHPDMDHMSGLHRIFWDEKVDLGNFWDVEHDKTFKKSDFDYGPFDYADWEAYENLRQGKGPDGSTHKVLNKFRGSTGEYWTDDSIEILSPTQELIDGCSVSGSYNDCSYVLKLTHAGRTVILPGDAESAAWKSILDNPGEDAIKCDILKASHHGRESGYHEEAVDAMSPEVVICSVGKKPDTDASDEYKSHGAKVLSTRYNGTITVKIWDDGDVWVQNHKGENIHTIN comes from the coding sequence GTGATGAAGATTCATTTCCTCAATGTGGGGCACGGAGACTGCACGATCGTTGAGCTGCCCTCGGGGCGGATCATGATGATTGACATAAACAACTCGAAAAAGCTGCCCGAGGAGGACGAGAAGGCCCTGGCCGCCAGCAAGGGGCTGTCGCTGTACGAGTTCCGCTCACGCCGCTTCATCGAGGGCCAGTTCCGCTCATGGGAGGAGTACTACAAGTCGCTGCTGGTCGATCCGGCTGACTACTTCAAGGAAAACTTCTCGGGTAAGAGCCTCTTCCGCTACATCCAGACGCACCCCGACATGGACCACATGAGCGGCCTGCACCGGATCTTCTGGGACGAGAAGGTGGATCTGGGTAACTTCTGGGATGTCGAGCATGATAAGACGTTCAAGAAGTCTGACTTTGACTACGGGCCGTTCGACTACGCGGACTGGGAGGCGTACGAGAACCTGCGCCAGGGAAAGGGGCCGGACGGCAGCACGCACAAGGTCCTGAACAAGTTCAGGGGCTCGACGGGGGAGTACTGGACGGATGACAGTATCGAGATCTTGTCCCCCACGCAGGAGCTGATCGACGGCTGTTCTGTAAGCGGCAGCTACAACGACTGTTCCTACGTCCTGAAGCTCACGCACGCCGGCCGTACGGTGATCCTGCCGGGCGACGCCGAGTCGGCAGCCTGGAAGTCCATCCTGGATAATCCTGGGGAGGATGCGATCAAGTGCGACATCCTGAAGGCGTCGCACCACGGCCGGGAGTCTGGCTACCACGAGGAGGCCGTCGACGCCATGTCGCCGGAGGTCGTGATCTGCTCGGTCGGCAAGAAGCCCGACACCGACGCCTCCGACGAGTACAAGAGCCACGGCGCCAAGGTGCTCTCTACTCGGTACAACGGCACTATTACCGTCAAGATTTGGGATGACGGCGACGTGTGGGTGCAGAACCACAAGGGGGAGAACATTCACACGATCAACTGA
- a CDS encoding ATP-binding protein has protein sequence MNATPYTSELELAAQADAVRWGRRHTRDVLSAWRLPDDRIDDAQLAVSELVTNAVRCVGNASLDAVPPRIRLTLHKEPHRLLIWVADPDPRPPVLNASPAAGAENGRGLLILERITKEWSYYFVPTGGKVVWCSIGLG, from the coding sequence GTGAACGCCACCCCCTACACCAGCGAGCTGGAGCTTGCCGCCCAGGCCGACGCCGTTCGCTGGGGTCGTCGCCACACACGAGATGTCTTGTCCGCCTGGCGCTTGCCCGACGACCGCATTGACGATGCCCAGTTGGCGGTCTCGGAGTTGGTCACCAACGCCGTGCGCTGCGTCGGCAACGCGTCGCTCGACGCCGTACCTCCTCGCATTCGGCTGACGCTGCACAAGGAGCCACACCGGCTCCTGATCTGGGTGGCCGACCCTGACCCCCGGCCGCCCGTTCTCAACGCCTCGCCTGCGGCTGGCGCTGAGAACGGCCGAGGGCTGCTCATCTTGGAACGGATCACGAAAGAGTGGAGCTACTACTTTGTGCCGACCGGCGGCAAGGTGGTGTGGTGCTCGATTGGGCTGGGGTGA
- a CDS encoding helix-turn-helix domain-containing protein: MQELVTAYEVGATVYQLADRFGIERRTVSKILKRQGVATRWQRLSEADVDEAERLYAKGLSLARVAERLDVAADTVRLRLLKRGVKMRDPHWRG, encoded by the coding sequence GTGCAAGAGCTGGTCACGGCGTACGAAGTCGGGGCCACGGTGTACCAGCTCGCCGACCGCTTCGGGATCGAGCGGCGAACGGTCAGCAAGATCCTCAAGCGACAAGGCGTAGCGACCCGTTGGCAGCGTCTCAGCGAGGCGGATGTGGACGAAGCCGAGCGCCTGTACGCCAAAGGCCTGTCGCTGGCCCGGGTCGCCGAACGCTTGGACGTAGCCGCCGACACGGTCCGCCTGCGCTTGTTGAAGCGCGGCGTCAAGATGCGCGACCCCCATTGGCGAGGATGA
- a CDS encoding helix-turn-helix domain-containing protein, whose protein sequence is MAKQPISDAAQTFGARVRARRNELGKSQERLADDSGMHWTFIGQVERGQRNVSLHNILKLAEALGVDPAELVRGLKSPGEAGSSKD, encoded by the coding sequence ATGGCAAAACAGCCCATCTCAGACGCCGCCCAGACCTTCGGAGCCCGGGTACGCGCCCGCAGGAACGAACTCGGCAAGAGCCAAGAACGCCTCGCCGACGACAGCGGCATGCACTGGACGTTCATCGGGCAGGTCGAGCGTGGTCAGCGCAACGTGAGCCTGCACAACATTCTGAAGTTGGCCGAGGCGCTTGGCGTGGATCCGGCGGAGTTGGTGCGCGGGCTGAAGTCGCCGGGCGAGGCCGGGAGCAGTAAGGACTGA